A region from the Lolium perenne isolate Kyuss_39 chromosome 4, Kyuss_2.0, whole genome shotgun sequence genome encodes:
- the LOC127296501 gene encoding probable inactive purple acid phosphatase 1, translating into MKSPPGTTMMAALVHVLVAFSAASSATAAAGDQPLSKIGIHRTTFEIHPGAFVDVPPLLLGLQGQDQEWVTIGYSNPKPSKDDWIGVFSPANFSDSICTADNQWVEPPLLCTAPIKFQYANYTSTDYAKTGKGSLRLQLINQRSDFSFALFSGGLSNPKLIARSDSITFVNPKAPVYPRLAQGKSWNEMTVTWTSGYSTKEATAFVEWGVQGQIQILSPAVTLTFSRNTMCGPPARTVGWRDPGFIHTGFLKDLWPNLKYTYRIGHRLFTGQIVWGHQYSFKASPYPGEDSLQRVVVFGDMGKAEIDGSNEYNDFERGSINTTYQLVKDLKNIDMVMNIGDMCYANGYLSQWDQFTAQVEPIASTVPYMVASGNHERDWPGSGSFYGNIDSGGECGVPAQNMFYVPAENREQFWYSTDYGMFRFCVANTELDWRPGTEQYKFIEHCFSSVDRQKQPWLIFLAHRVLGYSSATFYGEEGTTEEPMGRESLQLLWQKYRVDIAMYGHVHGYERTCPVYENVCVAKASDRYSGAFTATTHVVVGGGGASLAEYTAGPRARWSHAQDLDYGFAKLTAFNHTTLLMEYKKSRDGSVHDSFTISRDYRDVLACGVDNCPSTTMAS; encoded by the exons ATGAAGTCGCCGCCCGGAACGACGATGATGGCGGCGCTGGTGCACGTGCTGGTCGCCTTCAGCGCCGCCTCCTCGGCGACCGCCGCCGCTGGCGACCAGCCGCTGTCGAAAATCGGCATCCACCGGACCACCTTCGAGATCCACCCGGGCGCCTTCGTCGACGTGCCGCCGCTCCTCCTGGGCCTGCAG GGGCAGGACCAAGAATGGGTGACCATCGGATACAGCAACCCCAAACCGTCCAAGGATGACTGGATCGGGGTCTTTTCTCCTGCTAATTTCAG TGATTCCATTTGCACAGCAGACAACCAATGGGTCGAGCCCCCTCTTTTATGCACGGCTCCTATTAAG TTCCAGTATGCAAACTACACCAGCACCGACTACGCCAAGACGGGAAAGGGTTCCTTGAGGCTTCAGCTAATTAACCAGAGGAGTGATTTCTCATTTGCATTGTTTTCCGGAGGCCTCTCAAAT CCGAAGCTTATCGCTCGTTCAGATAGCATAACTTTTGTAAACCCGAAGGCTCCAGTGTACCCACGCCTAGCGCAAGGAAAATCCTGGAATGAA ATGACAGTTACATGGACAAGTGGATATAGTACAAAGGAGGCTACAGCATTTGTGGAATGGGGTGTACAAGGACAAATCCAAATCCTTTCTCCTGCAGTCACCCTAACTTTTAGTCGCAACACTATGTGTG GCCCTCCTGCTAGGACAGTTGGATGGCGCGATCCTGGTTTTATACATACAGGTTTCCTCAAGGACTTGTGGCCTAATCTCAA GTACACGTACAGAATTGGCCATCGGCTATTTACTGGTCAAATTGTTTGGGGGCACCAGTATAGCTTCAAAGCTTCTCCTTATCCTGGGGAAGACTCTTTGCAGCGTGTTGTCGTTTTTGGAGATATGGGCAAG GCTGAGATTGATGGCTCAAATGAGTACAATGACTTCGAGCGTGGTTCAATAAACACAACTTACCAGCTGGTTAAGGACTTGAAGAATATCGATATGGTGATGAATATAGGAGACATGTGCTATGCCAACGGTTATCTTTCACAGTGGGATCAGTTCACTGCACAGGTTGAACCCATCGCCTCTACTGTACCTTACATGGTTGCAAG CGGTAACCACGAAAGAGATTGGCCGGGATCAGGATCCTTCTATGGGAATATAGACTCGGGCGGTGAATGTGGTGTACCAGCTCAGAACATGTTCTATGTTCCAGCAGAGAACCGTGAGCAGTTCTG GTACTCAACAGACTACGGGATGTTCCGTTTCTGTGTGGCCAACACTGAGCTGGACTGGCGGCCGGGCACCGAGCAGTACAAGTTCATCGAGCACTGCTTCTCCTCCGTGGACAGGCAGAAGCAGCCGTGGCTCATCTTCCTCGCGCACCGCGTCCTCGGCTACTCGTCGGCCACCTTCTACGGTGAGGAAGGGACAACGGAGGAGCCCATGGGCAGGGAGAGCCTCCAGCTCCTCTGGCAGAAGTACAGGGTCGACATCGCCATGTACGGCCATGTCCACGGCTACGAACGAACTTGCCCAGTATACGAG AACGTGTGCGTAGCGAAGGCGTCGGACAGGTATAGCGGCGCGTTCACAGCGACGACGCacgtggtggtgggcggcggcggggcgagcCTGGCGGAGTACACGGCGGGGCCGAGGGCGCGGTGGAGCCACGCGCAGGACCTGGACTACGGGTTCGCCAAGCTCACGGCGTTCAACCACACGACGCTGCTCATGGAGTACAAGAAGAGCAGGGACGGCAGCGTGCACGACAGCTTCACCATCTCACGCGACTACCGCGACGTCCTCGCATGCGGGGTTGACAACTGCCCCAGCACCACCATGGCGTCTTGA
- the LOC127296502 gene encoding protein RIK isoform X1 yields MTEDRTPRASDEPTTATKQRKKRKWDQPAEDVVSAAAAAAAAAGLPVLNVGALCGLQFPGTSAYPAAPNVVPAPYALPPQLAPSVLQSAAAAIQKLSQARIPDELIAREVVINDADPSVRYKLTKRQTQDEIQRCTSTVIITRGKYHPPNGQPDGEKPLYLHISAGSQLKDTAERIKAVDHAASMIEEILKQGQMPEAIQSNRQAIHPFTASIFLGFAADPSLNVAARIRGPNDQYINHIMNETGVTVVLRGKDSGNLGNCQDEASQQPLHMYLSSVHLKSLEAAKVLAENLLDTIAAEFGASRISSSKVYGAVPPPQQLLAGVQTSGTTSDIHSTSGPYVSPGASHSFAPTGITSPMAVPSLTLHSGAPTYSGTPPLSNLICPSQAANSGALYNGYGNIYPQATPLQQVALALKHASSSTTQAVPVASTSTSSMTNVNASLKLESDKRLQRRKFQELPTADLQNSQQRSKFVTTGLDDLGKMSSSLVAPKMIVQPGSNGILPQDPQHRPSHMYISTSMPPPPPPPPKNLSPPYSKNMPPPPPRNMPPPPPKFPLNKVLRNEDRYPSDLKEPMAPLKSLGASSVSPPKVLSAQLPSSKETKEEKPSSASVSDTLLKLMDYGDDDDDDDDGIIETDNSVPGGTPTPSSGQKPFWSV; encoded by the exons ATGACGGAGGACCGCACTCCCAGGGCATCAGATGAGCCCACCACCGCGACGAAGCAGAG GAAGAAGAGGAAGTGGGATCAACCCGCAGAGGACGTTGTGTCGGCGGcagcagctgctgctgctgcggcaGGATTGCCCGTGTTGAACGTCGGGGCTCTGTGCGGCCTTCAATTCCCCGGCACTAGTGCGTATCCTGCTGCCCCCAATGTAGTCCCTGCCCCATATGCATTGCCGCCGCAGCTCGCGCCGTCAGTGCTTCAGAGTGCTGCCGCTGCGATTCAGAAACTGAGTCAG GCTAGAATACCGGATGAGCTTATAGCACGGGAAGTTGTCATAAATGACGCCGATCCTTCCGTGCGGTATAAGCTCACGAAACGGCAAACACAGGACGAG ATTCAGCGATGCACAAGCACTGTTATCATTACAAG GGGAAAATACCATCCTCCCAATGGACAGCCTGATGGTGAGAAGCCACTCTATTTACATATCTCAGCAGGATCTCAG CTGAAAGATACCGCTGAGCGTATTAAAGCTGTTGATCATGCGGCGTCAATGATCGAGGAAATCTTGAAACAAGGGCAAatgccagaagccatccagagcAACAGACAG GCTATTCATCCTTTTACTGCGTCCATATTTTTGGGTTTTGCTGCAGATCCATCGTTGAATGTTGCGGCTCGCATCCGTGGTCCAAAT GATCAGTATATAAATCACATTATGAATGAAACAGGCGTCACTGTTGTACTAAGAGGAAAAGATTCAGGGAATCTTGGCAATTGCCAAGATGAAG CATCACAACAACCTCTGCACATGTACTTATCAAGTGTGCATCTGAAGAGCCTAGAAGCTGCAAAGGTTTTGGCAGAAAACCTTCTGGATACGATAGCAGCCGAATTTGGTGCTTCCAG AATTTCTTCTTCAAAAGTATATGGTGCTGTTCCACCTCCACAGCAGTTGTTGGCTGGTGTGCAGACGTCTGGAACAACATCAGACATACATTCTACTTCAGGGCCTTATGTCTCACCAGGAGCATCACATTCCTTTGCACCTACTGGAATTACTTCCCCAATGGCTGTTCCATCACTGACACTTCATTCTGGGGCACCAACTTATTCTGGGACTCCACCACTTAGTAACCTGATCTGTCCTAGTCAAGCAGCAAATAGTGGGGCACTTTACAATGGCTATGGAAACATTTATCCCCAGGCAACTCCATTGCAGCAGGTGGCATTAGCGCTCAAGCATGCTTCATCGTCAACAACTCAGGCTGTTCCAGTTGCATCCACATCAACAAGCTCTATGACAAATGTGAATGCAAGTCTAAAATTGGAGTCAGATAAACGATTACAAAGGAGGAAGTTCCAGGAACTGCCAACAGCAGACCTTCAG AACTCACAACAGCGGTCCAAATTTGTTACGACAGGTTTAGATGATTTAGGTAAAATGAGCAGTTCATTGGTTGCACCTAAAATGATAGTCCAGCCTGGATCAAATGGGATACTTCCACAAGACCCACAGCATAGGCCATCGCATATGTATATATCCACTAGcatgccgccgccaccaccaccaccacccaagaACTTGTCACCACCTTATTCGAAGAACATGCCACCCCCACCTCCCAGGAATATGCCTCCACCACCACCCAAGTTCCCTTTAAATAAAGTGTTACGAAATGAAGATAGGTACCCATCAGATTTAAAGGAGCCTATGGCGCCTCTGAAGTCCTTGGGCGCGAGCTCTGTCTCGCCACCCAAGGTTTTGTCAGCTCAATTACCTTCTTCAAAGGAGACCAAAGAAGAAAAACCAAGTAGTGCATCAGTTTCTG ATACTCTGCTGAAGCTTATGGACtacggagatgatgatgatgacgacgacgatggtaTTATTGAGACGGATAACAGCGTACCTGGAGGGACCCCAACTCCCAGTTCAGGGCAGAAACCGTTTTGGTCTGTATGA
- the LOC127296502 gene encoding protein RIK isoform X3 produces MTEDRTPRASDEPTTATKQRKKRKWDQPAEDVVSAAAAAAAAAGLPVLNVGALCGLQFPGTSAYPAAPNVVPAPYALPPQLAPSVLQSAAAAIQKLSQARIPDELIAREVVINDADPSVRYKLTKRQTQDEIQRCTSTVIITRGKYHPPNGQPDGEKPLYLHISAGSQLKDTAERIKAVDHAASMIEEILKQGQMPEAIQSNRQAIHPFTASIFLGFAADPSLNVAARIRGPNDQYINHIMNETGVTVVLRGKDSGNLGNCQDEASQQPLHMYLSSVHLKSLEAAKVLAENLLDTIAAEFGASRISSSKVYGAVPPPQQLLAGVQTSGTTSDIHSTSGPYVSPGASHSFAPTGITSPMAVPSLTLHSGAPTYSGTPPLSNLICPSQAANSGALYNGYGNIYPQATPLQQVALALKHASSSTTQAVPVASTSTSSMTNVNASLKLESDKRLQRRKFQELPTADLQV; encoded by the exons ATGACGGAGGACCGCACTCCCAGGGCATCAGATGAGCCCACCACCGCGACGAAGCAGAG GAAGAAGAGGAAGTGGGATCAACCCGCAGAGGACGTTGTGTCGGCGGcagcagctgctgctgctgcggcaGGATTGCCCGTGTTGAACGTCGGGGCTCTGTGCGGCCTTCAATTCCCCGGCACTAGTGCGTATCCTGCTGCCCCCAATGTAGTCCCTGCCCCATATGCATTGCCGCCGCAGCTCGCGCCGTCAGTGCTTCAGAGTGCTGCCGCTGCGATTCAGAAACTGAGTCAG GCTAGAATACCGGATGAGCTTATAGCACGGGAAGTTGTCATAAATGACGCCGATCCTTCCGTGCGGTATAAGCTCACGAAACGGCAAACACAGGACGAG ATTCAGCGATGCACAAGCACTGTTATCATTACAAG GGGAAAATACCATCCTCCCAATGGACAGCCTGATGGTGAGAAGCCACTCTATTTACATATCTCAGCAGGATCTCAG CTGAAAGATACCGCTGAGCGTATTAAAGCTGTTGATCATGCGGCGTCAATGATCGAGGAAATCTTGAAACAAGGGCAAatgccagaagccatccagagcAACAGACAG GCTATTCATCCTTTTACTGCGTCCATATTTTTGGGTTTTGCTGCAGATCCATCGTTGAATGTTGCGGCTCGCATCCGTGGTCCAAAT GATCAGTATATAAATCACATTATGAATGAAACAGGCGTCACTGTTGTACTAAGAGGAAAAGATTCAGGGAATCTTGGCAATTGCCAAGATGAAG CATCACAACAACCTCTGCACATGTACTTATCAAGTGTGCATCTGAAGAGCCTAGAAGCTGCAAAGGTTTTGGCAGAAAACCTTCTGGATACGATAGCAGCCGAATTTGGTGCTTCCAG AATTTCTTCTTCAAAAGTATATGGTGCTGTTCCACCTCCACAGCAGTTGTTGGCTGGTGTGCAGACGTCTGGAACAACATCAGACATACATTCTACTTCAGGGCCTTATGTCTCACCAGGAGCATCACATTCCTTTGCACCTACTGGAATTACTTCCCCAATGGCTGTTCCATCACTGACACTTCATTCTGGGGCACCAACTTATTCTGGGACTCCACCACTTAGTAACCTGATCTGTCCTAGTCAAGCAGCAAATAGTGGGGCACTTTACAATGGCTATGGAAACATTTATCCCCAGGCAACTCCATTGCAGCAGGTGGCATTAGCGCTCAAGCATGCTTCATCGTCAACAACTCAGGCTGTTCCAGTTGCATCCACATCAACAAGCTCTATGACAAATGTGAATGCAAGTCTAAAATTGGAGTCAGATAAACGATTACAAAGGAGGAAGTTCCAGGAACTGCCAACAGCAGACCTTCAG GTTTAG
- the LOC127296502 gene encoding protein RIK isoform X2, which produces MTEDRTPRASDEPTTATKQRKKRKWDQPAEDVVSAAAAAAAAAGLPVLNVGALCGLQFPGTSAYPAAPNVVPAPYALPPQLAPSVLQSAAAAIQKLSQARIPDELIAREVVINDADPSVRYKLTKRQTQDEIQRCTSTVIITRGKYHPPNGQPDGEKPLYLHISAGSQLKDTAERIKAVDHAASMIEEILKQGQMPEAIQSNRQAIHPFTASIFLGFAADPSLNVAARIRGPNDQYINHIMNETGVTVVLRGKDSGNLGNCQDEASQQPLHMYLSSVHLKSLEAAKVLAENLLDTIAAEFGASRISSSKVYGAVPPPQQLLAGVQTSGTTSDIHSTSGPYVSPGASHSFAPTGITSPMAVPSLTLHSGAPTYSGTPPLSNLICPSQAANSGALYNGYGNIYPQATPLQQVALALKHASSSTTQAVPVASTSTSSMTNVNASLKLESDKRLQRRKFQELPTADLQVFSLTMFEARRVVIDMDVWCFFTGFIANWSWQLNEFT; this is translated from the exons ATGACGGAGGACCGCACTCCCAGGGCATCAGATGAGCCCACCACCGCGACGAAGCAGAG GAAGAAGAGGAAGTGGGATCAACCCGCAGAGGACGTTGTGTCGGCGGcagcagctgctgctgctgcggcaGGATTGCCCGTGTTGAACGTCGGGGCTCTGTGCGGCCTTCAATTCCCCGGCACTAGTGCGTATCCTGCTGCCCCCAATGTAGTCCCTGCCCCATATGCATTGCCGCCGCAGCTCGCGCCGTCAGTGCTTCAGAGTGCTGCCGCTGCGATTCAGAAACTGAGTCAG GCTAGAATACCGGATGAGCTTATAGCACGGGAAGTTGTCATAAATGACGCCGATCCTTCCGTGCGGTATAAGCTCACGAAACGGCAAACACAGGACGAG ATTCAGCGATGCACAAGCACTGTTATCATTACAAG GGGAAAATACCATCCTCCCAATGGACAGCCTGATGGTGAGAAGCCACTCTATTTACATATCTCAGCAGGATCTCAG CTGAAAGATACCGCTGAGCGTATTAAAGCTGTTGATCATGCGGCGTCAATGATCGAGGAAATCTTGAAACAAGGGCAAatgccagaagccatccagagcAACAGACAG GCTATTCATCCTTTTACTGCGTCCATATTTTTGGGTTTTGCTGCAGATCCATCGTTGAATGTTGCGGCTCGCATCCGTGGTCCAAAT GATCAGTATATAAATCACATTATGAATGAAACAGGCGTCACTGTTGTACTAAGAGGAAAAGATTCAGGGAATCTTGGCAATTGCCAAGATGAAG CATCACAACAACCTCTGCACATGTACTTATCAAGTGTGCATCTGAAGAGCCTAGAAGCTGCAAAGGTTTTGGCAGAAAACCTTCTGGATACGATAGCAGCCGAATTTGGTGCTTCCAG AATTTCTTCTTCAAAAGTATATGGTGCTGTTCCACCTCCACAGCAGTTGTTGGCTGGTGTGCAGACGTCTGGAACAACATCAGACATACATTCTACTTCAGGGCCTTATGTCTCACCAGGAGCATCACATTCCTTTGCACCTACTGGAATTACTTCCCCAATGGCTGTTCCATCACTGACACTTCATTCTGGGGCACCAACTTATTCTGGGACTCCACCACTTAGTAACCTGATCTGTCCTAGTCAAGCAGCAAATAGTGGGGCACTTTACAATGGCTATGGAAACATTTATCCCCAGGCAACTCCATTGCAGCAGGTGGCATTAGCGCTCAAGCATGCTTCATCGTCAACAACTCAGGCTGTTCCAGTTGCATCCACATCAACAAGCTCTATGACAAATGTGAATGCAAGTCTAAAATTGGAGTCAGATAAACGATTACAAAGGAGGAAGTTCCAGGAACTGCCAACAGCAGACCTTCAG GTATTTTCTCTGACTATGTTTGAAGCTCGCAGGGTGGTAATAGATATGGATGTGTGGTGTTTCTTCACAGGATTTATTGCAAATTGGAGTTGGCAACTGAATGAGTTTACCTGA